In Muribaculum gordoncarteri, the genomic window GGTGAGATTCCTCGACAGTACCCGCTGCTGTAATTCCCGTTCTTTGACGATGTATATGCGTTATTGAACAAGGTTTTTCGCAACCTGCCACTGGTCTCCGTAAGACTGGGAAGGCGCGATTGAACCGGGATAAGTCAGAAGACCTGCCATTTTCGCCAAGTGATACCGCCTACGGGACTATGGGCTTAGGTTGTCTGACTTCTTACCTCGTAAGTTGTTTTTAACGACTATAATTCTATCTATTCCCGTTATAGCTTCACTAAGCGTTATCGGGAATATTTATTTTTTAATATTAACTAAAAACAACAACGAGTATGAAAAAACTCCTACGTTTCGCAGCTTACGGCTTCGCTTTGGTCGTAGCTGCAACCATCACCGGGTGTTCCAATGAGGATGCCTTAGTCGATAACTTCGACGTAGCGGACGGCAAGCCGTTGAGCCGCTCAGCATCAAGTCAGGTCATAATTGACTTCGAGAATTTGATGTCCTTTGAAGATGTCGATGTCTTGGCTGGTCCAACATCCTATGGACGCAATTATTATTCAGACTACAGTGGTACCCAGATTACGGGTATAATGAATTTGGATGGATCTTTTACATCCATGGAAAATGAAGGCTCATGGCCTACCGGAAACCCCATTGCTCCATCCTATATGTTTGGTGGTATCGCAGTTTCGGATTGGGCAATGACTTCAAATCCTTCTTCAAACCCCAATCCCGGTAAGCCTTTCACTGATAAATGGTGGATGTCTGAATACAACCAGATGAGTGTATATAATACGGCTCGTACTGCCACCGGTAATCGAGGCGGAGCAGGTGCTAATGGCTCGAACAACTTCGGTGTAGTTTACGGTTTTGATGACTCCTACGGTTATGCTAAAGAAGCTTCATTCGAAATTTCTTCAATGACTCTTAAATCCCTTAAGATCTGTAATACCGCTTATACTTATGGAGTTATCCAGAATGGGAATACGTGGATTGGAGAGAATGGCGTGGAAGTTACGGCTAAATCCCTTAAAGATTCAAAAGGCTATTTTAATCTCATTATAAAGTGTTTCGATGCAAGTGGCAATATTGTTAAACGCATAGAAACTCCACTTGCGGACTATCGTAATGGCAAAAACATCTGTGTGACTACTTGGACGACAATTACGGTTAATGCCGCCAATGTAGCTAAAGTTCAGTTCGGTTTCTGGGGATCTGACATCCATGAAGGAGGTCCTACTACCCCATGCTATGTTGCGATTGATGATATAGTATTGGAATAATAATATAAAGAAGCTGTTTGTGATAACTTGATCACAAACAGCTTCATTCGGTTGACAAAACAAATGAATAGATATTTACTCGCAATTTTTATCATCTTTATTGCATTGACATCATGCAATAAAGATGATAACTTGTACGACAATAACGGGCTGCCTTCAGTAGAGTTTGACTCTGAGACAGGAATCTACACTGTTAAGCAGGGACGTTCAATTACGATAACACCGGAATATAAAAATGTCAATAACGCCGTTTTTGCTTGGACTATTGACGGTCGGTTGGTTTCTACATCACAGTCTCTCACTTTCTCATCTGATGAAATAGGCGATTATTTCGTGACTTTGCGAGTGGATACCGAAGTCGGTTCAGTAAAAGACGAAATAAAGATTGAAGTAGTTGATCTGCTTCCACCAACAATCTCGTTCCTACTACCGCCTCAGGGTCTGAAAGTAAAAAAAGGTACAGATTATACTTTGGCTCCGGAAATCCAGAATGATGAAGATGATAATTTCGAAATCGAATGGATAATTGACAACAAAGTTGTCGGCAGAGAAAAAACTTATGTTTTCAATGAGGATAAGATTGGTGAATATACCGTCACCATCAACGCCTCAAACGATGATGGTAAGACTTCCTATGACCTAAAAATTCAGGTTTTGGAGTCGGATCCATTTGTGGTCAGCTTCTTGAAACCTTACTATCTGGCTGAGGAAAATGTAAGATATGTTTATCCCGATCAGTCTGTTTTCCTAAGACCTCATCTTGAATATTTCACAAATCCTACTTTCAAGTGGAGTGTGAACGGAAAGGAAATAGCGGACGCTTCCTCTCAAACATACGCTTTTACTCCTACATCTCCCGGCAACTACATGGTGACAGTGACCGTTACTGAAAAGTCTGAACATTCTGATGCATCAGTAAGCACAACTGTAAAGGTTGTTTGTGTGACCGGCAGTCCTGCTGATAGATTCAGGCCCCTGACAGCTTCAAGTGCAAAAAAAAGCAACAAAGTATATGAATTTTCTCCAGCTCCGGGTCAGTTTATTAATACAACTATGGGCTCCAATGGCTATACGGGAAACGAAACAACAATGGAACTGGCGTGTGCATTTGCAGAGCGTAACTTATCGAACGGATGGTACGTTTCATTGGGAGCGTGGGGAGGGTCGTTGATAGTAGGCTTTGACCATAGTATAAAGAATCAAAAAGGAAATGAATATGACTTTGCAACTCTAGGAAATGCCTTTGGCACTTCAAATGAACCCGGAATTGTTTGGGTGATGCAGGACACCAACGGAAATGGTTTACCTGATGACGAATGGTATGAGCTCCGAGCTTCAGAAACCGGGAAAGCGACTACAATTCAGGATTACGAGGTGACTTATTTCCGTCCGGGGCCATATGCCATGGATAATTTTTGGATTGATTGCTTCGGTAAAGAAGGAAGTGTTAAAAGAAATCAGTATCATGGGCAGGAATATTATTATCCAATATGGATGCCGGAATCTTACACCGTCAGAGGAACACTCATACCCGGAACAATGAGTAATGAGGGGCATGCACCTTATCCTTGGGGGTATGTGGATAATGTTGGTAGTGATTGCGTTTGGGAGCCAATACCTGGGGTTAGCGGTGGACAGAAGAACGGTTTTAAAATATCAAATGCTATGTATCCTGACGGAACTCCGATAAAGTTGGACTATATAGATTTTGTTAAGGTTCAGTGTGCTGTTCAGGAATATCATGTTTCATTTGGGGAAGTCTCAACCGAAGTTTTCTCAATAGAAGATAGAAATTCACTCGAAAATAAATAATATTAATACGATTGCATAACAAATGAAAAAAGTTTGGTCTATACTTATCGTTACATTCTCGCTTTTCATAGCGGGATGTTCCGATGATGACAAAATGCCGGCAGATGCTGATGATAACTTCATCACAACTCTGACTTTGACAAAAGACGGAAAATCATATGATGCCGTCATTGAAGGTAATGACATTGTAATGACAGTGCCATATACTGTAGATCTCAATGGTGCTACCGCATCCATGGTCTATACTCCGTCTGCGAAAATTCTTCCTAACCCCCAGACTGTCACTGACTGGGATAGCGAAATGATTTTCCGCGTCACCTCCTTCAATGGGAAAGTAAATGAATATACTTATAAAGTAATCAAGTCTGAAATAGAATCGGATGGCGATGTTGTCTTGAAATCTCAGGCTGACGTGGATGCGTTTGCCGAGACAAAAGTATCTGTCATCAAGGGCAACCTTATAATCGGCAATAATGCCGAGAATGCGGCTGCAATCAACACTCTTGAAGCGTTGTCAGGTATTAAGGAAATAACAGGTTCGCTACAGATCCTTAACAATTACAAAGGGGAAGCTCTTGATGGATTGGTTTTCACTAAAGTCGGTGGAATTCAGTTCGGTACGAAAGAGACACCATCACCATGTACTGACACTTACCGATTTCGCCTTGAGCAGCTTCAGGAAATTACAGGAAATCTGGAGCTGAACAACAATGCGGTTCAGTTTATTGAGTTTGACAATCTCACGAAAGTTGAGGGTGACATTTATATCAAAGATGATGCCCTTACTACACTCTATTTCCCGAAACTTGCAGAAGTCGGAGGAGACCTTGATATGAGCGATAACTCAGTTGTCAATCGTGAATATGGCACGAGTGATATCAAAGATACGCCATTAGCTCAGTTGGAATTCCCTGCGTTGGAAAATGTCTCAGGCAAATTCTCAATAAATATGCCATCAGATAATTTCCAGTCCTTAAAATTACCGAAATTGCAAACCGCAGGTGAAATAG contains:
- a CDS encoding DUF4465 domain-containing protein: MKKLLRFAAYGFALVVAATITGCSNEDALVDNFDVADGKPLSRSASSQVIIDFENLMSFEDVDVLAGPTSYGRNYYSDYSGTQITGIMNLDGSFTSMENEGSWPTGNPIAPSYMFGGIAVSDWAMTSNPSSNPNPGKPFTDKWWMSEYNQMSVYNTARTATGNRGGAGANGSNNFGVVYGFDDSYGYAKEASFEISSMTLKSLKICNTAYTYGVIQNGNTWIGENGVEVTAKSLKDSKGYFNLIIKCFDASGNIVKRIETPLADYRNGKNICVTTWTTITVNAANVAKVQFGFWGSDIHEGGPTTPCYVAIDDIVLE
- a CDS encoding PKD-like domain-containing protein — translated: MNRYLLAIFIIFIALTSCNKDDNLYDNNGLPSVEFDSETGIYTVKQGRSITITPEYKNVNNAVFAWTIDGRLVSTSQSLTFSSDEIGDYFVTLRVDTEVGSVKDEIKIEVVDLLPPTISFLLPPQGLKVKKGTDYTLAPEIQNDEDDNFEIEWIIDNKVVGREKTYVFNEDKIGEYTVTINASNDDGKTSYDLKIQVLESDPFVVSFLKPYYLAEENVRYVYPDQSVFLRPHLEYFTNPTFKWSVNGKEIADASSQTYAFTPTSPGNYMVTVTVTEKSEHSDASVSTTVKVVCVTGSPADRFRPLTASSAKKSNKVYEFSPAPGQFINTTMGSNGYTGNETTMELACAFAERNLSNGWYVSLGAWGGSLIVGFDHSIKNQKGNEYDFATLGNAFGTSNEPGIVWVMQDTNGNGLPDDEWYELRASETGKATTIQDYEVTYFRPGPYAMDNFWIDCFGKEGSVKRNQYHGQEYYYPIWMPESYTVRGTLIPGTMSNEGHAPYPWGYVDNVGSDCVWEPIPGVSGGQKNGFKISNAMYPDGTPIKLDYIDFVKVQCAVQEYHVSFGEVSTEVFSIEDRNSLENK